Proteins co-encoded in one Setaria viridis chromosome 9, Setaria_viridis_v4.0, whole genome shotgun sequence genomic window:
- the LOC140221081 gene encoding small ribosomal subunit protein uS12m-like — MASSRLGQELAAAGLGTAAPGEPSVQGLFEPRATAKRPLRLSVRIQLAGLTAAIVAVESSDGTVNRGLYSVTDRFLSVRPNPCPDKSGVRSYDITIDASTMKLSDIGKRNAYKNQLIRHGREEKRRTDHTRASDQCSQKQGVGLRVSTRTPKKPNSALRKIAKVRLSNRHDIFAHIPGEGHNSQEHSIVLVRGGRVKDSPGVKSHRIRGVKDLLGIPDRRKGRSKYGAERPKSK; from the exons ATGGCCTCTTCGAGGTTAGGCCAGGAGCTGGCTGCTGCCGGCCTGGGCACAGCCGCCCCCGGCGAGCCCTCCGTCCAGGGCCTCTTCGAG CCACGGGCCACGGCCAAGCGCCCGCTGCGGCTGTCGGTGCGGATCCAGCTGGCGGGGCTCACGGCGGCCATCGTCGCCGTGGAGAGCAGCGACGGCACGGTCAACCGCGGCCTCTACAGCGTCACCGACCGCTTCCTGAGCGTGCGCCCGAACCCATGTCCTGACAAATCTGGGGTCCGCTCCTACGACATCACCATCGACGCCTCCACAATGAAGCTATCG GACATAGGAAAGAGGAATGCCTATAAAAATCAATTGATTCGTCATGGTAGAGAAGAAAAACGGCGCACGGACCATACTCGAGCTTCGGATCAATGTTCCCAGAAGCAAGGAGTAGGCCTGCGTGTTTCGACGAGAACACCGAAAAAACCTAATTCAGCTCTACGTAAGATAGCAAAAGTACGGTTGAGCAATCGACATGATATATTTGCTCACATTCCAGGCGAAGGTCATAATTCGCAGGAACATTCTATAGTCTTAGTCAGAGGAGGTAGAGTGAAAGATTCGCCAGGTGTGAAATCCCATCGTATTCGAGGAGTCAAGGATTTGCTGGGAATTCCGGATCGTAGAAAGGGAAGATCTAAATATGGTGCAGAAAGACCAAAATCGAAATGA